The DNA segment ttaatttttttattattggaaCTCATGTGCATTTTCAAATTGGATGATCGATCTAAACATTTAGATTTAAGAAATACTTTGAAGTATTTCTATAGCCACAAGGCTCATAGGTAGAATGCTATAGATCTATGATGAACATGCATGAACTATGTTAATAACATCGGTTTTCAATATGCACACTATCCATTGATGCCGCATGGCCATCGACGTTCTCATTTGAACACATGCCTCCGAGAAACGAGGGGAGAATGATCCGGAAAAACGACGAGCCAAagcaaaaaaagaagaaaaaattcaCACCCGATGCATCCCTCACCACAAAACCCACACCAAAATAAGGAAGAATAATATTTGAAATTCGGACCCAGTGGCTAGCAGAAGCTAAAACTCGAgaaaatgatgatgatgattaaaACAACACATTCAGTACTCGTGGGCCTTTATGAAATTGGATCCGAACCCAAATGACTATATATTTGCGCTTGGTCTGGCTGCTAGATGACATTTAAATTCAGTACTTGTGGGCCTCTATGAAGTTGTACCCAAGACCCAAATGACCATTGGGTCTCAGACTCTCAcagtctctttttttttttttttttttataaaaaaagtaaaataaaattggTAAAAAGAACCAATCTATTCATTGGATAAAAGTATGTGGTCATTTGGTTATTCAACTTTGGTAAACTTTAACACTGTATTTCAATACACTGAAAAGggttatatttttcaaaataaatttgaCACGatctaaataacaaaatatttgtatatacCTTGTTTCTATGCGAATAACgtatctaaaacatgcattttaatagatgaaaataaaatttggtgGAGTGTTGATCTTTGGGGGCTGATACAAAAGCTGGCCAACAAACAATCATGAATATCAATCAAAATGTTAGAACCCACTGTTGGAATAAGTTTCATTTGACAAGATCCTGTTCCAAAGTCATAAACTCTACACAAACCGATTGCAGATTAATTCAACAAGAAGAGTTTAAGTAACCAATTCTGTCATCTAAATGACTGAATATAAACATTCTCAAACACAGTCACAAGCAAAGAAACACGAGACTTTCTCATTATTCCTAACCAATGCACTGAATCCAATTTGTAAATATGGTAGGTTACACAAGAAATGCAGCAAATACAACATTGAATCAAACGGAACCAAACCAGCGGAGGAGACCTCCAAATTCGAAAATCAGTACAAACGTAGGACACTTCTCGCAATTGAGTGAGAGTTATTCGGATTGAGGTTCATTCCCCCTCTTCGTCCACTCCTCATTGGCGGCAAGTAAATCCTCAACGGCTCATTATCGCCACGGTTCAGAGAAAACCTCCCACTCCGGCTCTTTTCCAACACATTTCCATATCCATTTTCAATACTTGATTTCCTAAAACTCCCAAATGGTGCCTGATGAATGTGATTTGAATTCCTCCAACTCACAGTGCTATTGCTCCTAAACACTTTTCTCTCGTGTCCACCTCTCCCATCTGCATTCCCTTCCCTATTCAACTCCCTCCAAGACTCGGAAAATGAACGTTCCACCCCGTTTGATCCACCATATCTCTCCTCATCCCCGAATTTGTTCCTGCCACCATGGCGGTTTATCAATCCCCATATCCTCCAACTCCACCGTCTactctttttcaactcttttcttGTTGCATTCCCTATCACAGAATCACCATCTCTAAGCCCACTCCTCAACTCAAAAAACTCAGAACAGTCGTCCCTAAAAGAACACGAATTCGAATCCCTCAAATCTCTCTCCCCAATCAATATTTTTGGCCCGTGAAAGTGATCCACACCTGCAGGCAAAACCTTATTGTTATCAATCTCGGTAGCCACAGAAGGATCCATCTTCCTCATCGAACTAGACCTATCAAGACTCTTCCTTCTCCTCGAAAAAGAATCCAAGTAATACTCCCTTGTCTGTGCAGACCCTCCGGGTACAGCCTCATCCTCGGTAGAGCAGTTCAATGTCATTGATGGTGGTTCTTCCACCGGAATCTGCATATCAGAGCGCTGTACATGTGCGGCAGGGGAGTCTTCCATCAAAGAAACCATAGGTGCCACCATCCTAGGGAAACTCCTACCGAGCAAATGTCCGTCCCAAGAGGCTCGAGGCTCGTCGAATGAATACCTCGGATCATCAAAGCTGATTCGGCCTGCATCAAGTGAAAATCTAGGATCAGTGTCACAAGATCTCCTCCCGAACCCATAATCCGCAACCTCGGACTGAGTTTCTCTGAACTGCTTTGAGATTGGTTTCTCCACAGGTAATGTAGGTAAGTTTTCGCCATTATTCTGCCGTTTGATCTTCTGCTTCCGCCTCCAGTTGTGCCATTTCTTGCTAAAAACGGAGGCAGCAGCCCAAAATCCTTTCCCAGAACTCTTCTTCTCCCGAGTGCCAATATCTAGATTATCCTTCATGAGCCCCAGATTATTACTCATATTTAAAAAGTTTGCTCCCACCATCTCAGAAGTAATCACATTTCTTTCACTATTACTTCTTAGATTCTCCAAATGGGAATCTGGAACTGGAGTGATTTCATCTGTATCACACTCCTCATCCACAAAACCAGTTTCTATATCTTCAGGATCTTTGACACTCTCCTCGTTTTCGGGTTCCTCCAAAACATGCTTATTCGCTATACATGACTCGTATCGTATAGCATTCTGGCTACGCTCTGCGTGGTTTCGAGAGGTGGAAGCAGAGGGTATCGTTTTATCATCGTCATCGAGCGTGAAGAGCGATGAAAGAGTGTTTCTTCCCCTGACGTCGCAAGATTTTCTCTGGGGCTCGAAAGAGAGGCCTAAAGATTCGTTCTTTGAAGCTGAGAATGACTTAGTACGACGTAGTTGGGGCAACAAAACAGACGTGGGCTTGGAAGGTTTCGACGGAGGTGGAGGGGGGAAGAAGTTAACGTTAGCGGGCTTCGATGAAGAGGAAGAGAAGAGAGATTTgatggcggcggcggcggagaCGGAGGAGGGGCGGCGAGAAGAAGAGGGAGTGTTGGAAGATGATTTATCTAGTACCGTGAGGCGCTCGCAGAGGCAGGATGGACAGAAGCCCGAGAATTGCTCATCGGGGTGGCGGTCGCAGCTGAAGGAGGAACGAGGAGGCTGCGGCGGTAGAGGCGGCGGCGCCGTTGGGTCAGCGAAGGTGACAACGGAATTATTCACATCCATTGCGCCACCCCGCTAGCTCATGCAAACACAATGCAGGGAAAATAGTAGTGTACAAATGactcaattattaaatttacaaTTTTGTTTGGATTGGGGGAGCTTTGGATTTTTAAAGATTCTTTGTCGAAAgggcaaaaagaaaaaaagaaaaagcaaGAAATCACGCCATCACCTGTGTCTGTGTGCGCCATTCTTAGATCGCTTTCTCTGCGCCAATTTATTTGCTTTTtgcttttgcttttttttttttctcggtTTGGggtttctttttgtttttgtgcTCTCTTTCTTCCGTCTCTTTTGCATTTCCAGTTTCATCATTCATCTTGCCCTTTCCCTTTCACTTTAATCTTTAATTTTATCATTGGATTTCTTTATGCTTTCCTTCCgcacaacccaaaatattgcgctattaaatttaatatacatttCAAATCTCCTTTTTTGACTTGCATATCAAATTAAACGTAAAAATTCTGAGTTGGAGCACCACTTAACTCTATAAGTCTATACTCTATACTCTGAATCACTGTCACTCGTGTACGTATGTACATGTACACCCTATTATGCATACATCATTCATTCTACAGGCCTGGCTACATACAAAGTACCACGTCCAATTAATTCTTAATTACGTAATAATTCAATGTCATTCAACAGCTGTAGAGCTTCTGTTCTGATTTCATTACattccaaattaatttttttggttaaaaataaaaatagcgtTTGGGTGACAACATAATAATTACCTAGGCATCCTTGGACGTCAAAATCTGAGGTCAATTCACATTTCATGTTTCGACATGATTTTTACACGAATAAAAAGTCAAAACCGATCACTCTATTATTTCAattcttatattaaaataaCACTCGATATACAGTTTCGTTCTATATTTTGAGAAAtcgttttttttcattttagttCATGAAATGAACCGAAAAACAATCAGATCCAACTAGCTCATACTCCGTGAGGGCATGAAGTAAATGAtgagtgtaaaaaaaaaaaacacgttTCACAGACACAAAAATATAATGATCCTAAAACAGTAAGAATCAAAATCTGCCTTCCTGTTCATGGACATGTTTCATTTTTTGttcgttttatatatatatttattatttataatagcAACAATAATTCCATGACTAGGTGGGCCACATGCTGCCAAACTCGAGGGGGGTTGAGAGCCAaacattattttgtgttttCAACCTCTTCAAGTGAAAATATAGGCACACCATAATTTAATGACTATAAGAGAAACAACTTGAATAGTGCTTCTCTTGCTATAATATAGCTTCTGTAAATCAATTAAGTAATCAAGAAATCAATAGCACGCGTGCACTATAAATTTCGTGGGAGTCAGTACATAAAATAATGTATGTTGTCCCGAATCCGATTGAATATAATTATTGTTAATAATCACAGCAAAAAAAATGGGCATCTAAATCTTATCctttatatatgcatgtttctaATTGGAGGCATTCTGTTTCTTGGATTTCCAAAATTAGGCAGTAGCATTAAATGTTTCAATACGAGATGACTATATATAATGGAAGTTGTAATAGAGAATTAAAAggcagaaagaaagaagaattccaatgATTGCTTATCCCCACATAAAACAAGTTGTCTAATAAAGAGCATTGTGTTGAGTAATATCCCACTATTATAGAAGCCTTCATTTTGGACCCAAAATGCCTATGCACAAAATCTCATCTAAGCCTAGAAAGGGAAAAAACACATGAAGTAATTGTCATAGTTTTCttctgaaaaaataaataatcatgacCATACTTTTGCTAGCTAACGCTGGAGTATCTTTTTATACACAATTAAAGattataaatactgaaaatccAAAGCAGTACATGGACaaacccaataatttttatgatctCCAAAAAATGATTCTAAGGTTGAGCGCAGGAATGAATCCCAAGAAAGAATCTATAGTTTGGCATGTTACTAAAGCTATCAACGCATACAAATGGTGTGATAATGTGATTTTTATGCAAACAATTTTTGGGGATTTACAAAATATTCCAAACAGATCTTTAACTTATCATTATGCATGCACCTCTAGAGTTATTACATTATCATATGACATGATTCGAACTTCGAAATAAGCAGTCAAAAAAGCTTTtccttaattatttttttttaatatcagAATTGCATGAAAATCATCACAAATAGTTAATATCTTAGTGAAAGGTTAGAGGAAAAGTAAAGATGGCCGTTCGTTTCTCTTTCCACttttcttcctttttcttttacatacatgtatatgtattggTGACTGAGAGGAAAAAGAAGGTGCCCACCACATGTAAAGATTAAAAATTTGTTATCTTTTTGGCTATAATTTGATGCtagatttaattatttctttTTGGTATAATATGTTGAATAATGTATAGACCCAATAAGACCTTCATAGGCCGGTTCACCACACACTGGAAATATTAAATAGGGCAAACTTTAAGCCCATCAAAGATCCAAGAAGCCAAGTTGGTCAAACAAAGCCCATACTGATTGCACTGTGGTCAGTGGTTTACTTCCGCTGTTCCGTGATCCCTCATTTTCTTTCTATTTGTCCCGCGCATACTCTGTAGTTAGTTTTACATTTAGTATTTTTACAAAGACATATTAATGTGAATATGTTCATTAGAAAGTTAAAAATGACATTTTGAGAATATCAAATGCATTCAGGTGTGTTTTAGGAATACCAATTAAAATACTAAtgacatgcataaaaattatgcCAAAACATCATGGTCATTGAGCTCTGAATTTCTCGCAAGAAAATAGTCATACCTACCATGACTCAACATATGCTTGATATCACTAGAATAAGTCCTGAGACGATTCGAATA comes from the Henckelia pumila isolate YLH828 chromosome 1, ASM3356847v2, whole genome shotgun sequence genome and includes:
- the LOC140874886 gene encoding protein OCTOPUS, whose translation is MDVNNSVVTFADPTAPPPLPPQPPRSSFSCDRHPDEQFSGFCPSCLCERLTVLDKSSSNTPSSSRRPSSVSAAAAIKSLFSSSSSKPANVNFFPPPPPSKPSKPTSVLLPQLRRTKSFSASKNESLGLSFEPQRKSCDVRGRNTLSSLFTLDDDDKTIPSASTSRNHAERSQNAIRYESCIANKHVLEEPENEESVKDPEDIETGFVDEECDTDEITPVPDSHLENLRSNSERNVITSEMVGANFLNMSNNLGLMKDNLDIGTREKKSSGKGFWAAASVFSKKWHNWRRKQKIKRQNNGENLPTLPVEKPISKQFRETQSEVADYGFGRRSCDTDPRFSLDAGRISFDDPRYSFDEPRASWDGHLLGRSFPRMVAPMVSLMEDSPAAHVQRSDMQIPVEEPPSMTLNCSTEDEAVPGGSAQTREYYLDSFSRRRKSLDRSSSMRKMDPSVATEIDNNKVLPAGVDHFHGPKILIGERDLRDSNSCSFRDDCSEFFELRSGLRDGDSVIGNATRKELKKSRRWSWRIWGLINRHGGRNKFGDEERYGGSNGVERSFSESWRELNREGNADGRGGHERKVFRSNSTVSWRNSNHIHQAPFGSFRKSSIENGYGNVLEKSRSGRFSLNRGDNEPLRIYLPPMRSGRRGGMNLNPNNSHSIARSVLRLY